In Phormidium yuhuli AB48, one genomic interval encodes:
- a CDS encoding molybdopterin molybdotransferase MoeA, with the protein MLSVADAERIILAAVAPLTEVEGVHLPDATGRILATAVKSQLDFPHWDNSAMDGYAVRFEDVADCAEDNPQALEVIEEIAAGQPPEKTLQSGQAARIFTGAMVPSGADTIVMQENTIREGDRVQVLKSPKALGEFVRHRGRFYQAGTPLLNPGIRLGAAEIAVLAAAQCNLIKVIRQPRVAILSTGSELVAPEQPLKPGQIVDSNQYALAAFLEQLGIEALRLGIVADEPQVLRQNIREALQWGDVVLSTGGVSVGDYDYIEGILQELGGEVLVQSVAIKPGKPLTMARFAKLRSLYFGLPGNPVSALVTAWRFVQPALLKLSGLSQGWQPQFVEAITELALPAAPSRETYIWGQVKIHEGRFYFNCAGGSFSSGNLVNLAQTNACAVIPVGSPGIAAGERLSLLLLSF; encoded by the coding sequence ATGTTATCTGTTGCCGACGCCGAACGTATCATTTTAGCTGCCGTAGCCCCCTTAACGGAGGTCGAGGGGGTTCACCTTCCCGACGCCACGGGGCGTATTTTGGCGACAGCCGTCAAGAGTCAACTGGATTTTCCCCATTGGGATAACTCCGCCATGGATGGCTATGCGGTACGGTTTGAGGATGTGGCAGACTGTGCAGAGGATAATCCTCAAGCCTTAGAAGTGATTGAAGAGATTGCAGCGGGCCAGCCTCCCGAGAAAACTCTACAATCGGGACAAGCGGCTCGGATTTTTACCGGGGCCATGGTTCCCTCAGGTGCTGATACGATTGTGATGCAGGAGAATACGATCCGGGAGGGCGATCGCGTTCAAGTCCTAAAATCCCCCAAGGCCCTGGGAGAATTTGTCCGTCATCGCGGCCGCTTTTACCAAGCCGGAACCCCTCTTCTCAATCCAGGGATTCGCCTGGGAGCGGCGGAGATTGCCGTGTTGGCGGCGGCTCAATGTAATCTGATTAAGGTGATTCGTCAACCTCGGGTGGCGATTCTCTCGACGGGGAGTGAGTTGGTGGCTCCGGAGCAGCCTCTGAAACCGGGACAAATTGTTGATTCCAATCAATATGCTCTGGCAGCATTTTTAGAGCAGTTGGGGATTGAGGCCTTGCGGTTGGGAATTGTGGCTGATGAGCCTCAGGTGCTGCGTCAAAACATCCGCGAGGCTCTGCAATGGGGGGATGTGGTGCTGTCGACGGGCGGAGTCTCGGTGGGGGATTATGACTATATTGAGGGGATTTTACAGGAGTTGGGGGGCGAGGTGTTGGTGCAGTCGGTGGCGATTAAACCGGGGAAACCTCTGACGATGGCCCGTTTTGCTAAGTTGCGATCGCTCTATTTTGGTTTACCGGGAAATCCGGTGTCAGCTTTAGTGACGGCCTGGCGATTTGTTCAACCGGCCTTGCTGAAACTCTCGGGGTTGAGTCAGGGTTGGCAACCGCAATTTGTTGAAGCGATTACGGAGTTGGCGTTACCGGCTGCCCCCAGTCGAGAAACTTATATTTGGGGACAGGTGAAAATTCACGAGGGCCGTTTCTACTTTAATTGTGCTGGGGGCAGTTTTAGTTCGGGAAATTTGGTGAATTTAGCCCAAACTAATGCCTGTGCAGTAATTCCGGTGGGCAGTCCTGGAATTGCGGCGGGGGAACGGCTGTCTCTGCTGCTGCTAAGTTTCTGA